The proteins below are encoded in one region of Lactuca sativa cultivar Salinas chromosome 3, Lsat_Salinas_v11, whole genome shotgun sequence:
- the LOC111914502 gene encoding probable dolichyl pyrophosphate Glc1Man9GlcNAc2 alpha-1,3-glucosyltransferase — protein MKPTKQKKPQQSKEKQTHLQNPHEPTNTIIKDLLWFSLISTFFKLLLIPAYHSTDFEVHRNWLALTHTLPLSQWYTDETSPWTLDYPPFFAYFEYLLSHFASLVDPTITDLYNGLNYKSPSVIIFQRLTVIASDSILIYSIYKLTKNLNSKKRFLIWISVISSPGLLIVDHIHFQYNGFLLGLLMASLGALQNGHDLTGGFIFAILLCFKHLFAVAGPVYFVYILRHYCRGGFLRGFSKLITMGVVVIAVFVTAYGPFACHGQIQDVLKRMFPFGRGLCHAYWAPNFWVFYILSDKLLAFVFTKLGFYIKTPTASFTGGLVGDSSPFAILPTVTPLVTFGVVLLAILPCVVKIWRNPDPKKIVRWVAYAYTCGFLFGWHVHEKASLHFLIPLAVVAVESIQDARHYFMLSIVSIYSLFPLLYEAQEYPVKVILLLLYVAIMWFGFSSTFSEKKDGGVVSGWIEKSYMVGFVVVEIWGQFLHPLILGDRFPFLPLMIISFYCALGMMYSWIWQLKSIIRSH, from the exons ATGAAACCCACAAAGCAGAAAAAACCACAACAATCAAAAGAAAAACAAACCCATCTCCAAAATCCACATGAACCTACAAATACCATAATCAAAGATCTCCTCTGGTTCTCCCTCATTTCCACATTCTTCAAACTTCTCCTCATCCCAGCCTATCACAGCACTGATTTTGAAGTCCACCGTAACTGGCTAGCCCTCACCCACACCCTACCATTATCTCAATGGTACACAGATGAAACAAGCCCATGGACGCTCGATTACCCTCCATTCTTTGCTTACTTCGAGTATCTCCTTTCCCATTTTGCGTCCCTTGTGGACCCCACAATCACAGACCTCTACAATGGCCTAAACTACAAATCCCCTTCAGTCATCATCTTCCAAAGACTCACAGTAATCGCCTCCGATTCAATCTTAATCTATTCCATTTACAAATTAACCAAAAACTTGAACTCAAAGAAACGTTTCTTGATCTGGATTTCAGTCATTTCATCACCTGGGTTATTGATTGTTGACCACATCCATTTCCAATACAATGGGTTTCTTCTAGGGCTTTTAATGGCCTCTTTAGGTGCACTTCAAAATGGGCATGACTTAACTGGTGGTTTCATTTTCGCGATTCTGCTATGTttcaaacatttatttgcagTTGCTGGGCCCGTTTATTTTGTGTATATTTTGCGACACTACTGTCGCGGAGGCTTTTTGAGGGGTTTCAGTAAGTTGATAACAATGGGAGTAGTAGTGATTGCTGTTTTTGTAACAGCTTATGGACCATTTGCATGTCATGGACAAATACAAGATGTTTTGAAACGTATGTTTCCTTTTGGTAGGGGATTATGCCATGCATACTGGGCTCCAAATTTTTGGGTGTTCTATATACTCTCAGATAAGCTTCTTGCTTTTGTGtttacaaaattagggttttatatcAAAACACCAACTGCTTCGTTCACTGGTGGGTTAGTTGGAGATTCTTCTCCTTTTGCAATATTACCTACAGTTACTCCTTTGGTAACATTTGGTGTTGTTCTTCTTGCTATTTTACCTTGTGTTGTTAAGATTTGGAGGAATCCTGACCCTAAAAAGATTGTTAGATGGGTTGCATACGCGTACACATGTGGGTTTTTGTTTGGGTGGCATGTTCATGAAAAGGCTTCTCTTCATTTTTTGATTCCACTTGCAGTTGTTGCAGTAGAAAGCATTCAGGATGCACGACATTACTTCATGTTATCTATAG TTTCTATATACTCGTTGTTTCCTCTTCTCTATGAAGCTCAAGAATATCCTGTAAAAGTGATCTTGCTTCTTTTATATGTTGCTATAATGTGGTTTGGGTTTTCTTCTACATTTTCCGAGAAAAAAGATGGTGGTGTTGTTAGTGGATGGATAGAAAAGAGTTATATGGTTGGGTTTGTGGTTGTGGAGATATGGGGACAGTTTCTTCATCCTTTGATTCTTGGTGATAGATTTCCGTTTTTACCCCTTATGATTATCTCATTTTACTGTGCGTTAGGAATGATGTACTCTTGGATTTGGCAACTTAAATCTATTATTAGGTCTCATTGA
- the LOC111914448 gene encoding GDSL esterase/lipase At5g55050: protein MATPINECIIYFFFSALLFGSGGRCDSVPGIYILGDSLVDVGNNNHLPLSILKANFPHNGLDFPTGKPTGRFSNGKNAADFLAEKVGLPTAPPYLSLATDGKKLASTNVTVTGVSFASGGAGILNGTKFFFQSITLAKQVGYYSEVHDQLVQLLGPDGARTHIAKCLFLIVIGSNDIFAYYHKNSELPSQYTPQQYVDLMTSTLKQLMKRLYELGARKFVVTGVGAIGCCPVQRLKNTTNGCMEKTNNWSMEYNKGLQIMLKELKLESSDINYSYFDIFGVMSDLIQDPQNYGIKETKEACCGLGNLKANIPCIPVSTYCTNRSDHLFWDLVHPTEMVSHMFVDLLYSGSRRYMHPINVQKLVNM from the exons ATGGCTACTCCGATTAATGAATGCATTATATATTTCTTTTTCAGTGCTTTACTTTTCGGGTCCGGTGGCCGGTGTGACTCAGTTCCGGGGATTTACATTCTAGGAGACTCATTGGTTGACGTCGGAAACAACAATCACCTCCCTCTTTCCATTCTTAAAGCTAATTTTCCTCACAACGGCTTGGATTTTCCAACTGGAAAACCCACCGGCCGTTTCAGTAACGGAAAAAATGCAGCTGACTTTCTGG CTGAAAAGGTGGGATTACCAACGGCGCCACCGTATCTATCATTGGCGACGGACGGGAAAAAGTTGGCCAGCACCAATGTGACTGTTACCGGAGTTAGTTTTGCTTCTGGTGGTGCCGGGATCCTGAATGgaaccaaattttttttt CAATCAATTACATTGGCAAAGCAAGTAGGATACTACTCCGAAGTTCATGACCAACTGGTTCAACTACTGGGCCCAGATGGTGCCCGGACCCACATAGCCAAGTGTCTATTTTTAATTGTGATTGGAAGCAATGATATCTTTGCCTATTATCACAAAAACTCCGAACTCCCAAGCCAATACACACCACAACAATATGTCGATCTCATGACCTCTACCCTCAAACAACTTATGAAG AGGCTATATGAGCTGGGTGCACGTAAATTTGTGGTAACTGGAGTTGGAGCGATTGGGTGTTGCCCGGTTCAGAGGTTGAAAAACACAACCAACGGATGCATGGAGAAAACAAATAATTGGTCGATGGAATACAACAAGGGTCTACAGATTATGCTAAAGGAGTTGAAGTTAGAATCATCGGATATCAACTATTCGTACTTTGACATATTCGGTGTCATGAGTGACCTCATCCAAGATCCTCAAAATTACG GTATTAAGGAGACAAAAGAAGCATGTTGTGGACTTGGCAACTTGAAAGCCAACATCCCTTGCATCCCGGTTTCTACCTATTGCACCAATAGAAGCGACCATCTTTTCTGGGACCTTGTCCATCCCACAGAAATGGTGTCTCATATGTTTGTTGATCTTCTATACAGTGGATCACGACGATATATGCATCCAATTAATGTTCAAAAGCTTGTTAATATGTAA